In Halopseudomonas xinjiangensis, a single genomic region encodes these proteins:
- the tilS gene encoding tRNA lysidine(34) synthetase TilS, protein MFHPQALLDRLAPCMDAPAWRLGLSGGLDSMALLHALSLLRGSSELPPISAVHVHHGLHADADRWAAQCADACRRAGVPLQVIQVTVAPGASVENAARNARYDAFEAALEPGEVLLLAHHRDDQIETVLFRLLRGTGLRGLAGMPQRRSLGSATMFRPLLDWPRAQLQSWAQQQGLSWIEDPANSDPRFARTALRHDILPRVRQAWPMAEGSLLRLAEHVGESLELLDERAEEDWKRVVPSPKDPWLHCWPALMVEPLLGLSRARQANLLRFWLHRLGCRMPDQRQLRELIDQLAARPDSQPAITLDGYRLIRASGCLWLLPQHLPIPQAQRIEPAKQIDLPGNGRLCFEPGPGGLSGDGQWDIRYRQGGETIKPAGRPSQSLKHLLQDAAIPAWLRERVPLLYCDGRLVSVGGRWQAELGCVGPGETGWHVRWEPQAAQ, encoded by the coding sequence ATGTTCCACCCGCAGGCGCTGCTCGACAGGCTGGCGCCCTGCATGGATGCCCCGGCCTGGCGGCTGGGGTTGTCCGGGGGCCTGGATTCCATGGCCCTTCTTCATGCACTTTCGCTGTTACGCGGCTCGTCCGAGTTGCCGCCCATCTCCGCCGTTCATGTTCATCACGGATTGCACGCCGATGCCGATCGCTGGGCTGCACAGTGCGCAGACGCGTGCCGTCGCGCAGGTGTGCCGCTGCAGGTGATACAGGTGACGGTCGCTCCCGGTGCCAGTGTCGAGAACGCCGCACGTAACGCACGATATGACGCCTTTGAAGCGGCACTCGAGCCTGGCGAGGTACTACTGCTGGCGCACCATCGAGATGACCAGATCGAGACGGTCCTGTTTCGTTTGCTTCGGGGGACGGGTTTGCGTGGTCTGGCGGGCATGCCACAGCGCCGTTCTCTGGGGTCGGCCACTATGTTTCGCCCGCTGCTGGACTGGCCGCGAGCCCAACTGCAGAGCTGGGCGCAACAGCAGGGTTTGAGCTGGATAGAAGATCCGGCCAACAGCGACCCGCGTTTCGCGCGCACGGCATTGCGGCATGACATTCTTCCGCGGGTCCGGCAGGCCTGGCCCATGGCCGAGGGAAGCTTGCTTCGACTTGCCGAACATGTTGGCGAGTCGCTGGAACTGCTCGATGAGCGCGCCGAAGAAGATTGGAAGCGAGTCGTACCGTCCCCAAAGGATCCATGGCTTCACTGTTGGCCGGCTCTGATGGTCGAGCCACTGCTTGGCCTGAGCAGGGCGCGTCAGGCGAACCTGCTGCGTTTCTGGCTGCATCGGCTCGGCTGTCGGATGCCCGATCAGCGCCAGCTTCGTGAACTGATTGATCAGCTCGCTGCGCGGCCTGACAGCCAGCCGGCCATCACGCTCGATGGTTATCGTCTGATCCGTGCGTCCGGCTGTCTGTGGCTGCTGCCGCAGCACCTGCCGATCCCTCAGGCTCAGCGAATCGAGCCAGCGAAACAGATCGATCTGCCTGGCAATGGCAGGCTTTGTTTCGAGCCTGGCCCAGGTGGCCTGAGCGGCGACGGCCAGTGGGACATTCGCTATCGCCAGGGTGGAGAAACGATAAAACCTGCTGGCAGGCCCAGCCAGAGCCTCAAGCATCTGCTGCAGGATGCGGCAATCCCCGCCTGGCTGCGGGAGCGGGTGCCGTTGCTATACTGCGATGGCCGCCTGGTTTCGGTCGGCGGGCGCTGGCAGGCCGAGCTTGGCTGCGTCGGACCGGGCGAGACCGGTTGGCACGTACGATGGGAGCCGCAAGCCGCGCAGTAG
- the ftsB gene encoding cell division protein FtsB — protein MKWLWIAALVLLAGLQYRLWVGEGSFAHVAQLKQQIAQQQQENEQLLERNRVLTAEVLELKQGLETIEERARHELGMVREGETLFQLSNE, from the coding sequence GTGAAATGGCTTTGGATTGCCGCCCTGGTTTTGCTGGCTGGCCTGCAATACCGCCTTTGGGTGGGGGAGGGTAGCTTCGCCCATGTCGCCCAGCTCAAACAGCAGATTGCTCAACAGCAACAGGAAAACGAACAGTTGCTCGAACGTAACCGGGTGCTCACTGCGGAAGTCCTCGAACTCAAGCAGGGCCTGGAGACCATCGAAGAACGTGCCCGTCACGAGCTCGGCATGGTGCGGGAAGGCGAAACCCTGTTTCAGCTCAGCAACGAATGA
- the ispD gene encoding 2-C-methyl-D-erythritol 4-phosphate cytidylyltransferase, with product MTASPSFWVVIPAAGVGARMQADRPKQYLRLGDRTLIEHTLDCFLDHPGLRGLVVSLSAADGYWPTLACAADDRVNLAAGGAERANSVLAGIKRLVALGAADGDWVLVHDAARPNLAHSDLARLLESLADDPVGGLLAVPVRDTLKQVGPDGRVVATPDRSLYWQAYTPQMFRLGMLREALGGALAAGIPVTDEASAMEWAGHAPRLIEGRADNIKVTRPEDLDWLTGLRG from the coding sequence ATGACTGCCTCGCCCTCATTCTGGGTGGTGATTCCCGCGGCTGGCGTCGGCGCGCGGATGCAAGCGGACCGTCCCAAGCAGTATCTCCGCCTGGGTGACCGCACTCTCATCGAACATACCCTCGATTGTTTTCTCGATCACCCTGGGCTGCGCGGTCTGGTCGTCAGCCTGTCGGCGGCCGATGGATACTGGCCGACACTAGCCTGTGCGGCCGATGATCGCGTTAATCTCGCAGCGGGCGGCGCTGAGCGTGCCAACTCGGTACTCGCCGGGATCAAGCGGCTTGTTGCGCTCGGTGCGGCTGACGGCGACTGGGTGCTTGTGCATGACGCAGCGCGGCCCAACCTTGCACACTCGGATCTGGCCCGACTACTGGAGTCGTTGGCAGACGATCCGGTCGGCGGCCTGTTGGCAGTGCCGGTGCGTGACACCCTCAAGCAGGTCGGTCCGGATGGCCGGGTAGTCGCTACCCCTGATCGCAGCCTGTACTGGCAAGCCTACACGCCGCAGATGTTTCGACTCGGCATGTTGCGCGAAGCGCTTGGCGGCGCACTGGCGGCGGGTATTCCGGTGACCGATGAAGCCTCGGCGATGGAGTGGGCCGGTCATGCGCCTCGGCTGATCGAGGGGCGGGCCGACAACATCAAGGTCACCCGCCCGGAAGACCTTGATTGGCTGACCGGTCTTCGGGGTTAA
- a CDS encoding Zn-dependent alcohol dehydrogenase, giving the protein MSRQAKAVVCREWGQPVQVETITVDGPKRGEVTIKVAACGVCHSDHSATTGKIQYPPPLVLGHEAAGVVIEVGDGVTELKEGDYVVSTFITMCGKCRNCVRGRPVLCENARKSLVTLPDGTVRTHGKDGEDLNVFGACGVMAEYATMHVDNCVKIDEGVPMSSAALVGCAVITGVGSVFNTAQLEPGSRAAVFGIGGVGLNVIQGCVTAGAEMVIAVDTNDTKLEMAKEFGATHTINLTQVDDVSKSIKKLSGGVDYAFECVGNGKVVEQAYKALGRAGTVVVVGVADMQDKTTINTFSLPADERTIKGSWLGSARPQYDFPKILNLYKANRLKLDELVTKTYSIDEAPQAFQDMLDGKNARGVIVFE; this is encoded by the coding sequence ATGAGTCGTCAGGCAAAAGCTGTGGTGTGCCGCGAATGGGGCCAGCCCGTTCAAGTGGAGACCATCACCGTCGATGGGCCCAAGCGGGGCGAAGTCACCATCAAGGTCGCTGCATGTGGCGTGTGCCATAGCGATCACTCTGCAACGACCGGCAAGATTCAGTATCCGCCGCCGCTGGTCCTGGGCCACGAAGCCGCTGGCGTCGTGATTGAAGTGGGTGATGGCGTCACCGAGTTGAAGGAAGGCGACTATGTGGTCAGCACCTTCATTACCATGTGTGGCAAATGTCGTAATTGCGTTCGTGGCCGGCCGGTTCTCTGTGAGAACGCGCGCAAGTCACTGGTCACCCTGCCTGACGGCACCGTCCGTACCCATGGCAAGGATGGCGAGGATCTCAACGTGTTTGGCGCCTGTGGCGTGATGGCCGAATACGCGACCATGCATGTGGACAACTGCGTGAAGATCGACGAAGGCGTGCCGATGTCCAGCGCTGCGCTGGTCGGCTGCGCGGTCATCACTGGCGTCGGTTCGGTATTCAATACCGCCCAGCTGGAGCCGGGTTCGCGTGCCGCCGTGTTCGGTATCGGCGGGGTCGGTCTGAACGTCATCCAGGGTTGCGTGACGGCCGGTGCGGAAATGGTCATCGCGGTCGATACCAACGACACGAAACTGGAAATGGCCAAGGAGTTTGGCGCGACCCATACCATCAATCTCACCCAGGTAGACGACGTCAGCAAGTCGATCAAGAAGCTCAGTGGCGGTGTCGATTACGCGTTCGAGTGCGTTGGCAACGGCAAGGTCGTCGAACAGGCTTACAAGGCTCTGGGCCGCGCGGGTACGGTCGTCGTGGTGGGTGTTGCGGACATGCAGGACAAAACCACGATCAACACCTTTTCGCTGCCAGCAGATGAACGCACCATCAAGGGCAGCTGGCTGGGTTCGGCGCGTCCGCAGTATGACTTCCCGAAGATTCTCAATCTGTACAAGGCCAATCGTCTGAAGCTGGATGAACTGGTCACCAAGACCTACAGCATCGACGAGGCGCCGCAGGCATTTCAGGACATGCTGGACGGCAAGAATGCCCGCGGCGTTATCGTTTTCGAATAA
- the eno gene encoding phosphopyruvate hydratase, producing the protein MAKIIDIKGREVLDSRGNPTVEADVILDGNIVGSACAPSGASTGSREALELRDGDKSRYMGKGVLNAVANINGPIRELLLGKDATDQVALDRAMIDLDGTENKAKLGANAILAVSLAAAKAAAQFKGVPLYAHIADLNGTPGQYSMPVPMMNIINGGEHADNNVDIQEFMVQPVGAKNFADALRMGAEIFHHLKAVLKARGLSTSVGDEGGFAPNLSSNEDALGAIAEAVANAGYKLGDDVTLALDCASSEFYKDGKYDLAGEGQVFDAAGFADYLAGLTQRYPIISIEDGMDESDWDGWKVLTDKIGEKVQLVGDDLFVTNTKILKEGIDKSIGNSILIKFNQIGSLTETLEAIQMAKKAGYTAVISHRSGETEDSTIADLAVGTAAGQIKTGSLCRSDRVSKYNQLLRIEEQLDGQAPYKGRAEFRG; encoded by the coding sequence ATGGCAAAGATCATCGACATCAAGGGACGTGAAGTCCTCGATTCGCGCGGCAATCCGACTGTCGAAGCGGATGTGATTCTGGATGGCAACATCGTTGGTAGCGCCTGCGCCCCGTCCGGCGCCTCGACCGGCTCGCGCGAAGCGCTGGAGCTGCGAGACGGCGACAAGAGCCGTTATATGGGCAAGGGCGTGCTCAATGCCGTGGCCAACATCAACGGTCCGATCCGCGAACTGCTGTTGGGCAAGGACGCGACCGATCAGGTTGCTCTGGACCGGGCCATGATCGACCTGGACGGTACCGAGAACAAGGCCAAGCTGGGCGCCAATGCGATCCTCGCGGTCTCCCTGGCTGCGGCCAAGGCTGCCGCCCAGTTCAAGGGCGTCCCCCTGTACGCGCACATTGCCGATCTGAATGGCACACCCGGCCAATACAGCATGCCGGTACCGATGATGAACATCATCAACGGCGGCGAGCACGCCGACAATAACGTCGACATCCAGGAGTTCATGGTTCAGCCGGTTGGCGCCAAGAACTTTGCCGATGCGCTGCGCATGGGCGCGGAAATCTTTCATCACCTCAAGGCTGTGCTCAAGGCACGTGGTCTGAGCACCTCGGTGGGCGACGAGGGCGGCTTCGCGCCGAACCTGTCTTCCAATGAAGATGCTCTGGGCGCCATCGCTGAAGCCGTGGCCAACGCCGGCTACAAGCTGGGCGACGACGTCACGCTGGCCCTGGACTGCGCATCCAGCGAGTTCTACAAGGATGGCAAGTACGACCTCGCCGGCGAAGGCCAGGTGTTCGATGCTGCCGGGTTTGCGGATTACCTGGCTGGCCTGACCCAGCGCTACCCGATCATCTCCATCGAAGACGGCATGGATGAATCCGACTGGGACGGCTGGAAAGTCCTGACCGACAAGATTGGTGAGAAGGTCCAGCTGGTTGGTGACGATCTGTTCGTCACCAACACCAAGATCCTCAAGGAAGGCATCGACAAGAGCATCGGTAATTCGATCCTGATCAAGTTCAATCAGATCGGCTCGCTGACCGAGACGCTCGAAGCCATCCAGATGGCCAAGAAGGCTGGCTACACGGCAGTGATCTCGCACCGCTCCGGTGAAACCGAAGACAGCACCATCGCCGATCTGGCCGTCGGTACTGCCGCCGGTCAGATCAAGACCGGATCGCTGTGCCGCTCCGATCGGGTTTCCAAGTACAACCAGCTGCTGCGCATCGAAGAGCAGCTGGACGGTCAGGCCCCCTACAAGGGCCGTGCCGAGTTCCGCGGCTAA
- a CDS encoding DUF1440 domain-containing protein, which yields MLSKSSPGNTLLWVAAGAAAGTLAVWVMDRLDWYAYKRMPERDRQRTIDARPQGMDPAHVMADKVAGLAGKHVEQPHPAGMAIHYSLGMLPGALYGALYDKVPLLGAGRGSLFGLGLFLAQDEGLNTLMGLSGKPGEYPWQDHARGLAAHVLFGVVTDTAIRFLRNRL from the coding sequence ATGTTGAGCAAATCATCCCCGGGAAACACGCTGCTGTGGGTGGCTGCAGGTGCAGCTGCAGGAACCCTGGCCGTCTGGGTCATGGATCGATTGGATTGGTACGCCTACAAGCGCATGCCTGAGCGCGACCGTCAGCGCACCATCGATGCACGCCCGCAGGGCATGGATCCGGCTCACGTCATGGCCGACAAGGTCGCCGGCCTGGCTGGCAAGCATGTCGAACAACCGCACCCGGCGGGCATGGCGATTCATTACTCGCTGGGTATGCTTCCAGGCGCGCTCTATGGCGCGCTGTACGACAAGGTGCCGCTACTCGGAGCCGGACGCGGCAGCCTGTTTGGTCTGGGGCTGTTCCTGGCTCAGGACGAGGGTTTGAATACGCTCATGGGTCTCTCAGGCAAGCCTGGCGAGTATCCCTGGCAGGATCATGCGCGCGGCTTGGCGGCGCATGTGCTCTTCGGCGTGGTCACTGATACGGCCATCCGGTTTCTCAGAAATCGATTGTAA
- the imuA gene encoding translesion DNA synthesis-associated protein ImuA has translation MGSVVALDTLIDERRVWRGQSLSGPAGVQPTGHAVLDQALPAGGWPESALSEILLPAEGIGELQLLWPTLARLTQARERIVLVAPPHVAFPWAWQAAGVDLRWMSIVRCSGRDALWATEQCLRSGSCAAVLCWPEKVDDRSLRRLQVAAETGQTLAFAYRPIGEEVNPSPAALRLAFDGPGEIRVLKCRGGLAPARTISLAAGQ, from the coding sequence ATGGGGTCGGTTGTTGCACTCGATACGCTCATCGATGAGCGGCGCGTCTGGCGTGGCCAGTCGCTGTCCGGGCCGGCTGGGGTACAGCCGACCGGCCATGCCGTGCTCGATCAGGCTCTGCCGGCAGGTGGCTGGCCGGAGTCTGCTTTGAGTGAAATCCTGCTCCCTGCCGAAGGCATCGGCGAGTTGCAACTGTTGTGGCCTACGTTGGCGCGCCTGACCCAGGCGCGAGAGCGCATCGTTCTGGTGGCGCCGCCGCATGTCGCTTTCCCCTGGGCCTGGCAGGCTGCCGGCGTCGATCTGCGCTGGATGAGCATCGTCCGCTGCAGCGGTCGCGATGCGCTGTGGGCGACCGAACAGTGCCTGCGTTCGGGCAGCTGCGCTGCCGTGCTGTGTTGGCCGGAAAAGGTCGATGACCGCTCGCTGCGCAGGCTCCAGGTGGCCGCCGAAACCGGCCAGACCCTGGCTTTCGCCTACCGTCCGATCGGTGAGGAGGTGAATCCATCTCCGGCGGCCTTGCGGCTCGCCTTCGACGGGCCGGGAGAAATCCGCGTGCTCAAATGTCGGGGCGGCCTGGCGCCGGCTCGTACCATATCCCTTGCAGCGGGGCAGTGA
- the kdsA gene encoding 3-deoxy-8-phosphooctulonate synthase — MTQKTITVGDIQIANDKPFVLFGGMNVLESRDLAMQICEAYVEVTSKLGIPYVFKASFDKANRSSINSFRGPGMEAGLRIFEEIKQTFRVPVITDVHEPYQAAPVAEVCDIIQLPAFLSRQTDLVVAMAKTGAAINIKKAQFLAPQEMQHILTKCQEAGNDRLILCERGSSFGYNNLVVDMLGFGIMKQTGYPVFFDVTHALQMPGGRSDSAGGRRAQVTDLAKAGMSQGLAGLFLEAHPDPDNAKCDGPCALRLDKLEPFLSQLKQLDDLVKGFPTLETA; from the coding sequence ATGACGCAGAAAACCATCACCGTTGGCGACATCCAGATCGCCAACGACAAGCCGTTCGTGCTGTTCGGTGGGATGAACGTACTCGAAAGCCGCGACCTGGCCATGCAGATATGCGAGGCCTACGTCGAGGTCACGAGCAAGCTGGGCATCCCCTACGTGTTCAAGGCCAGCTTCGACAAGGCCAATCGTTCCTCGATCAATTCGTTCCGCGGTCCGGGGATGGAAGCGGGGCTGCGGATCTTCGAAGAGATCAAGCAGACCTTCAGGGTGCCGGTGATCACCGACGTTCACGAGCCGTATCAAGCCGCACCGGTGGCCGAAGTCTGCGACATCATCCAGCTGCCGGCTTTCCTGTCGCGCCAGACCGACCTGGTCGTGGCCATGGCGAAAACCGGCGCGGCGATCAATATCAAGAAAGCGCAGTTTCTCGCTCCGCAGGAAATGCAGCACATCCTTACCAAGTGCCAGGAAGCCGGCAACGATCGGCTGATTCTGTGCGAGCGTGGCTCGAGCTTCGGTTACAACAACCTGGTAGTCGATATGCTTGGCTTCGGCATCATGAAGCAGACGGGTTATCCGGTGTTCTTCGACGTGACCCATGCCTTGCAGATGCCCGGTGGACGCAGTGATTCGGCGGGCGGCCGCCGCGCCCAGGTGACCGATCTGGCCAAGGCCGGAATGAGCCAGGGCCTGGCTGGTCTGTTCCTGGAAGCGCACCCCGATCCGGACAACGCCAAGTGCGATGGCCCCTGTGCGCTGCGGCTGGACAAGCTCGAACCGTTCCTTTCACAGCTCAAGCAGCTGGATGATCTGGTCAAGGGATTCCCGACGCTCGAGACCGCGTGA
- a CDS encoding CTP synthase: protein MTRYIFVTGGVVSSLGKGIASASLAAILEARGLKVTMLKLDPYINVDPGTMSPFQHGEVFVTHDGAETDLDLGHYERFVKATMSRANNFTAGRVYEHVLRKERRGDYLGATIQVIPHITDEIKSRIIKGAGDADVALVEIGGTVGDIESQPFLEAIRQLRVEVGARRAMLMHLTLVPYIATAGETKTKPTQHSVKELRSIGLQPDVLICRSDHPIDLSSRRKIALFTNVEERAVIGLEDVDTIYRIPSVLHAQGLDDFVVERFGLECSQADLSEWDRVVDAKLYPEKEVTIAMVGKYMELLEAYKSLIEALSHAGIQSRTKVNVRYIDSEDIEQKGLELLEGVDAILVPGGFGLRGVEGKIATVRYARENKIPYLGICLGMQVAVIEYARDVLGWQDANSTEFDKTSTHPVVGLITEWQTASGQMEQRSEDSDLGGTMRLGAQECALTPGSRAHECYGQDVIVERHRHRYEVNNNLLPDLEAGGLKITGRSVDGALVEMVEVGDHPWFVACQFHPEFTSTPRYGHPLFSGFVNAAIAQRAAKA from the coding sequence ATGACGCGCTACATCTTCGTCACGGGTGGTGTTGTATCTTCATTGGGCAAGGGTATCGCCTCCGCATCGCTGGCAGCGATCCTTGAAGCGCGTGGCCTGAAAGTCACCATGCTCAAGCTGGATCCGTACATCAACGTCGATCCGGGCACCATGAGCCCCTTCCAGCATGGTGAGGTCTTTGTCACCCACGATGGCGCCGAAACCGACCTCGATCTTGGTCATTACGAGCGTTTCGTCAAGGCGACCATGAGCCGCGCCAACAACTTCACTGCCGGTCGTGTATACGAGCATGTGTTGCGCAAGGAGCGTCGTGGCGATTACCTCGGCGCGACCATTCAGGTCATCCCGCACATCACCGACGAGATCAAGAGCCGCATCATCAAGGGTGCCGGTGATGCCGACGTTGCGCTGGTGGAAATCGGCGGTACGGTAGGCGACATCGAGTCCCAGCCATTCCTCGAGGCGATCCGCCAGCTGCGAGTGGAGGTCGGCGCACGTCGCGCCATGCTCATGCACCTGACTCTGGTGCCGTACATCGCTACTGCTGGCGAGACCAAGACCAAGCCGACCCAGCATTCGGTCAAGGAGCTGCGCTCCATCGGTCTGCAGCCTGACGTGCTGATCTGCCGCTCCGATCATCCGATCGACCTGTCTTCGCGCCGCAAGATCGCTCTGTTTACCAACGTCGAAGAGCGCGCGGTCATCGGCCTGGAAGATGTCGACACCATCTACCGTATCCCCTCGGTCCTGCATGCGCAGGGTCTGGATGACTTCGTGGTCGAGCGTTTCGGTCTGGAATGCTCGCAGGCCGATCTTTCCGAATGGGACCGCGTGGTTGATGCCAAGCTGTACCCTGAGAAGGAAGTCACCATCGCCATGGTCGGCAAATACATGGAGCTGCTCGAAGCCTACAAGTCGCTGATCGAGGCTTTGAGCCATGCGGGCATCCAGAGCCGGACCAAGGTCAACGTACGCTACATCGATTCCGAAGATATCGAACAGAAAGGTCTGGAGCTGCTGGAAGGCGTCGACGCGATTCTGGTTCCGGGTGGCTTCGGTCTGCGCGGTGTTGAAGGCAAGATCGCTACGGTGCGTTACGCCCGTGAAAACAAGATTCCCTACCTGGGCATCTGTCTGGGCATGCAGGTGGCGGTCATCGAATATGCCCGTGACGTGCTCGGCTGGCAGGACGCCAACTCCACCGAATTCGACAAGACCAGTACCCACCCGGTGGTTGGTCTGATCACCGAGTGGCAGACCGCTTCCGGTCAGATGGAGCAACGCTCCGAGGATTCCGACCTGGGCGGTACCATGCGCCTGGGTGCGCAGGAATGTGCACTGACTCCTGGTTCGCGCGCGCACGAATGCTACGGCCAGGACGTCATTGTCGAGCGCCATCGCCACCGTTACGAGGTCAACAATAACCTGTTGCCCGATCTCGAAGCGGGTGGCTTGAAGATTACCGGTCGTTCGGTCGACGGTGCGCTGGTGGAGATGGTCGAAGTGGGTGACCACCCCTGGTTCGTCGCCTGCCAGTTCCACCCGGAATTCACTTCCACGCCGCGCTATGGGCATCCGTTGTTCAGCGGCTTCGTCAATGCCGCCATTGCCCAGCGTGCCGCCAAGGCCTGA
- a CDS encoding Y-family DNA polymerase, producing the protein MRWACILLPQLAMDAVLRNCEDPDAPLVLITGPTQRRVVQAVNPAARELGLRPGQTLTAAHALTRSFATAEYDVAQIDHWHRFLAAWAYRFSSHVSLDYPRALLMEVESSFNLFGPWPRFEARLREELTRLGFRHRIVVAPNAAAARFLTNAHDGLAVPERQALRDVLGNMPVTRCGFDHDTAIAFERMGLRRFKQLLELPRDSLARRFPREVLQHIDTLLGDRSLVLDCYAPPDEFDQRIELNFDVESHQALLFPLRRLTSDLAAFLAGRDSGVQRFVLLLEHREGPDSQVPVGLLGAERDPAMLFELARGRFEQLQIPGPTQALRLVARDLPAFVPEHRELFEERPQQSVPWEQLRERLRARLGDEAVQGVHALADHRPEAAWQMADAGSAGKPAELPPRPGWLLRQPIALHEFAPRVLAGPERIESGWWDGGDIRRDYYLVQTRSGQLAWAYCSVDQPGRLMLHGWFA; encoded by the coding sequence ATGCGCTGGGCCTGTATTCTTCTGCCTCAATTGGCCATGGACGCCGTGCTGCGCAATTGCGAGGATCCCGACGCACCACTGGTGCTGATCACCGGCCCGACCCAGCGCCGGGTCGTGCAGGCAGTCAATCCCGCTGCCCGGGAGTTGGGATTGCGTCCGGGGCAGACCCTGACCGCAGCCCATGCGTTGACGCGCAGCTTTGCCACAGCCGAATACGATGTCGCGCAGATCGATCACTGGCATCGATTTCTCGCCGCCTGGGCCTATCGTTTCAGCTCGCATGTGAGCCTGGACTATCCCCGTGCACTGCTGATGGAGGTGGAATCGAGCTTCAACCTGTTCGGCCCCTGGCCGCGCTTCGAGGCGCGGTTGCGGGAAGAGCTGACTCGCCTGGGATTTCGCCACCGTATTGTCGTCGCGCCCAATGCGGCTGCGGCCCGATTTCTGACCAATGCACATGATGGGCTCGCCGTGCCGGAACGGCAGGCGCTGCGGGACGTGCTCGGCAACATGCCGGTAACCCGCTGCGGTTTCGATCATGACACGGCCATCGCTTTCGAGCGCATGGGGCTGCGGCGCTTCAAGCAATTGCTTGAGTTGCCACGAGACAGCCTGGCCCGGCGCTTTCCGCGCGAGGTACTGCAGCATATCGATACCCTGCTGGGTGACCGCTCGCTGGTGCTCGATTGTTATGCGCCACCGGATGAATTCGATCAGCGCATAGAGCTGAATTTCGATGTGGAATCACATCAGGCCTTGTTGTTCCCGCTGCGTCGTCTGACAAGCGACCTGGCGGCCTTTCTGGCCGGGCGCGATAGCGGCGTGCAGCGTTTCGTTCTATTGCTTGAGCACCGCGAAGGACCCGATAGCCAGGTCCCGGTCGGCCTGCTCGGTGCCGAGCGCGATCCGGCCATGCTGTTCGAACTGGCCCGGGGTCGCTTCGAGCAGTTGCAGATTCCCGGCCCGACCCAGGCACTGAGACTGGTAGCGCGCGACCTGCCGGCCTTTGTCCCGGAACATCGCGAGCTGTTCGAGGAAAGGCCGCAACAGTCGGTGCCCTGGGAACAGCTGCGCGAACGTTTGCGCGCGCGTTTGGGCGACGAGGCGGTTCAGGGCGTTCACGCCTTGGCCGATCACCGGCCCGAGGCCGCCTGGCAGATGGCTGATGCCGGTAGTGCAGGCAAACCGGCAGAACTGCCACCGCGTCCGGGCTGGCTGCTGCGGCAACCGATCGCCTTGCACGAGTTCGCGCCACGCGTGCTGGCCGGCCCCGAGCGTATCGAATCGGGCTGGTGGGACGGAGGAGATATCCGCCGTGATTACTATCTGGTGCAAACCCGCAGCGGCCAGCTGGCCTGGGCCTACTGCAGTGTCGATCAGCCGGGGCGGCTGATGCTGCACGGATGGTTCGCATGA